One region of Micromonospora ureilytica genomic DNA includes:
- a CDS encoding zinc-dependent alcohol dehydrogenase gives MKALTWQGKRDVRVEEVPDPRIEEPTDAIVKITSTAICGSDLHLYEVLGPYLKPGDVLGHEPMGIVEEVGSEVTGLKPGDRVVVPFNIACGSCWMCARQLYAQCETTQVTSEGKGAALFGYTSLYGSVPGGQAEYLRVPQAHFGPIKIPQTGADERYLYLSDILPTAWQAVRYADTPPGGTLAVFGLGPVGQFCARVGRHLGAGRVIGLDLVPERLELARRHGIEVLDVSELSDVPGALIDLVDGRGPDAVIDAVGMEAHGSPAGKLAHAAVGLLPDKLAQTMTDRAGVDRLSVLHAAVKGVRRGGTVSISGVYGGEADPMPLMEMFDRGVQLRMGQCHVRRWTDEILPLLSGDDDPLGVEDLRTHRVPLARAPQAYEMFQKKEDGCIKVVLEP, from the coding sequence ATGAAGGCGCTCACCTGGCAGGGCAAGCGAGACGTACGGGTCGAGGAGGTCCCGGACCCGCGGATCGAGGAGCCGACCGATGCGATCGTGAAGATCACCTCTACCGCGATCTGTGGTTCCGACCTGCACCTGTACGAGGTGCTCGGGCCGTACCTGAAGCCCGGTGATGTCCTGGGCCACGAGCCGATGGGCATCGTCGAGGAGGTCGGGTCGGAGGTGACCGGGCTCAAGCCGGGCGATCGGGTGGTGGTGCCGTTCAACATCGCCTGCGGCAGTTGCTGGATGTGTGCGCGCCAGCTCTACGCCCAGTGTGAGACCACCCAGGTCACCAGCGAGGGTAAGGGCGCGGCCCTGTTCGGGTACACCTCGCTCTATGGTTCGGTGCCGGGTGGGCAGGCCGAGTACCTGCGGGTCCCGCAGGCGCATTTCGGGCCGATCAAGATTCCGCAGACGGGCGCGGACGAGCGCTACCTCTACCTGTCCGACATTCTGCCGACGGCCTGGCAGGCGGTGAGGTACGCGGACACCCCGCCGGGCGGCACCCTGGCCGTCTTCGGTCTGGGCCCGGTCGGGCAGTTCTGCGCGCGGGTCGGCCGCCACCTCGGCGCGGGACGGGTGATCGGGCTGGACCTGGTGCCCGAGCGCCTGGAGTTGGCCCGCCGGCACGGCATCGAGGTGCTCGACGTCAGCGAGCTGTCCGACGTGCCGGGTGCGTTGATCGACCTGGTTGACGGGCGCGGCCCGGACGCGGTGATCGACGCGGTGGGGATGGAGGCGCACGGTTCGCCGGCGGGGAAGTTGGCCCACGCCGCGGTCGGGTTGCTGCCGGACAAGCTGGCCCAGACGATGACCGACCGGGCGGGTGTGGACCGGCTGTCCGTCCTGCACGCCGCGGTCAAGGGGGTCCGCCGCGGCGGCACCGTGTCGATCTCCGGCGTGTACGGCGGCGAGGCCGACCCGATGCCGCTGATGGAGATGTTCGACCGTGGTGTTCAGCTGCGGATGGGGCAGTGCCACGTGCGCCGGTGGACCGACGAGATCCTGCCGCTGCTCTCCGGTGACGACGACCCGCTGGGCGTGGAGGACCTGCGTACCCACCGGGTGCCGCTGGCCCGGGCGCCGCAGGCGTACGAGATGTTCCAGAAGAAGGAGGACGGCTGTATCAAGGTCGTCCTCGAACCATGA
- a CDS encoding SDR family NAD(P)-dependent oxidoreductase has protein sequence MSRVVVIVGASSGIGRATARAFAERGDRLVLAARATTTLAEVRAECADVDVLTVPTDVTEPDALDALAGAAVDRFGRIDVWVHTAAVMAYGRFDELPERVFDQVVRTDLLGAAGSARVALRHFRATGAGTVILTGSVLGHITAPYMSAYVASKWGLQGLVRTVQQELRDSPEIRLCLVNPGSVDTPVYQQAANYLGRVGRPPAPVASPQRVARAIVGCVDRPRREVSVGRLNVVLRAGFTVLPGVYDVLVGPLMRAAGLSGRSVAAHDGSVFAPNPAGEAVRGGHLPDVRKLLFGPVGAAHAALRRRFG, from the coding sequence GTGAGCCGGGTGGTCGTGATCGTTGGTGCGAGCAGCGGGATCGGCCGGGCGACGGCCCGGGCGTTCGCCGAGCGCGGCGACCGCCTGGTCCTCGCCGCTCGCGCCACCACGACCCTGGCCGAGGTACGCGCGGAGTGCGCCGACGTCGACGTGCTGACCGTGCCGACGGACGTGACCGAGCCGGATGCGCTGGACGCGCTCGCGGGCGCCGCTGTCGACCGCTTCGGCCGCATCGACGTGTGGGTGCACACGGCGGCGGTGATGGCCTACGGGCGCTTTGACGAGCTGCCGGAACGGGTCTTCGACCAGGTGGTACGGACGGATCTGCTCGGCGCGGCCGGCTCGGCGCGGGTGGCGCTGCGGCACTTCCGGGCCACCGGGGCCGGCACGGTGATCCTCACCGGTTCGGTGCTGGGGCACATCACCGCGCCGTACATGAGCGCGTACGTGGCGAGCAAGTGGGGGTTGCAGGGTCTGGTCCGGACGGTGCAGCAGGAGTTGCGCGACAGCCCGGAGATCCGGCTGTGTCTGGTGAACCCGGGCAGCGTGGACACTCCCGTCTACCAACAGGCGGCCAACTATCTGGGCCGGGTCGGGCGACCTCCGGCCCCGGTCGCCAGCCCGCAGCGGGTGGCCAGGGCCATCGTGGGCTGTGTGGACCGACCCCGTCGGGAGGTCTCCGTGGGTCGGCTCAACGTGGTGCTGCGTGCCGGCTTCACAGTGCTGCCGGGGGTCTACGACGTACTCGTCGGACCGTTGATGCGGGCGGCCGGCCTGAGTGGACGCTCGGTCGCCGCGCACGACGGCAGCGTCTTCGCTCCAAACCCGGCCGGCGAGGCGGTACGCGGCGGTCACCTGCCCGACGTGCGGAAACTCCTGTTCGGACCGGTTGGCGCTGCGCACGCCGCACTGCGCCGACGGTTCGGCTGA
- a CDS encoding serine hydrolase codes for MRLNRRTALGLGTVATAGTVLGAAVPASAAEATEASPTTPARAARRVASVFTKHSAAAGGNWQAYVSVADPAGTPVVAVEADADRRIEAYSVNKIAVATAVLDKVDRGLLTLDQQVEVSAAIVVPGGDGIFSLDGAYPSLVTIGHVLANLLTVSDDTAVRLCGLVAPAAEINSILVAKGFPNTQVQPVANPNRFFLGTSTPRETHDLLRALVAGTLLSPASTTYLLGILRSPVAFTDGIRRTMSSDERARIATKAGWYADARHEAGVIFDRSGAAVLTYALFADGQANPEDFGATHPAVQARAAMGPKFLAAVDRIAGVGKTFRITARRPSNGG; via the coding sequence ATGCGACTGAACCGCAGAACGGCACTCGGGTTGGGCACTGTGGCCACCGCCGGCACGGTGTTGGGCGCCGCCGTCCCGGCGAGCGCCGCCGAGGCCACCGAGGCGTCGCCGACCACCCCCGCTCGGGCCGCCCGCCGGGTCGCCTCCGTCTTCACCAAGCACAGCGCCGCGGCCGGCGGCAACTGGCAGGCGTACGTCAGCGTCGCCGACCCGGCCGGCACGCCGGTGGTCGCGGTGGAGGCTGACGCGGATCGGCGGATCGAGGCGTACAGCGTCAACAAGATCGCCGTTGCCACCGCGGTGCTCGACAAGGTCGATCGGGGGCTGCTCACCCTGGACCAGCAGGTCGAGGTGAGCGCGGCGATCGTCGTGCCGGGCGGTGACGGCATCTTCAGCCTGGACGGCGCGTACCCGAGCCTGGTGACCATCGGGCACGTGCTGGCCAACCTGCTGACCGTCTCGGACGACACGGCGGTGCGGTTGTGTGGGCTGGTCGCCCCGGCCGCCGAGATCAACTCCATCCTGGTCGCCAAGGGCTTCCCGAACACGCAGGTCCAGCCGGTGGCCAACCCGAACCGGTTCTTCCTCGGCACCAGCACGCCTCGGGAGACGCACGACCTGCTGCGCGCCCTGGTCGCTGGCACGTTGCTCTCCCCCGCCTCGACGACGTACCTGTTGGGCATCCTGCGCTCCCCGGTGGCGTTCACCGACGGCATCCGGCGCACGATGTCCTCCGACGAGCGGGCCCGGATCGCCACCAAGGCCGGCTGGTACGCCGACGCCCGGCACGAGGCCGGTGTGATCTTCGACCGCTCCGGCGCGGCGGTGCTCACCTACGCGCTCTTCGCCGACGGGCAGGCCAACCCGGAGGACTTCGGCGCGACCCACCCGGCGGTGCAGGCCCGAGCCGCCATGGGGCCCAAGTTCCTGGCCGCGGTGGACCGGATCGCGGGCGTGGGCAAGACGTTCCGGATCACCGCCCGACGCCCCAGCAACGGCGGCTAG